CGCCAGATCCCCGTCCGTGATCGGGATGATCGAGCCGTCCGCGTCCTCGTACCCCTTGCCGATCTCGGCGGACGTCACCTCCCGCTCCTCCAGCTCGCACACCTTGCGGTAGCGGACCCGGCCCCCGTCCTCCGTGTGGATCTGCCGGAAGGAGACCGAGTGGTTCTCGGTGGCGTTCATGAGCTTGATCGGGATGCTGACCAAGCCGAAGGAGATCGCACCGTTCCATATGGATCGCACGTCAGGCACCTCTCAGCAGCCGAGCATCGATTTAGTCCATATTCGACACATTCGTGGGATTCTCATCGTATGACGCCGATCACCGAGGTGGAGGGGCGGCGGCTGGCCCTCAGCAATCTCGACAAGGTCCTCTACTCCGCGTCCGGCTTCACCAAGGGCGAGCTGCTGCACTACTACGCCAGCACGGCGGAGGCCCTCCTCCCGCACCTCCGCAACCGGCCCGTCTCCTTCCTCCGTTTCCCGGACGGGCCGGACGGCCAGCGCTTCTTCTCCAAGAACGTTCCCCCGGGCACCCCCGACTGGGTGCACACCGCCGACGTACCGCGCTCGGACGGGAACACCCGGCAGGTCGTCGTGGACGACCTGGCCACCCTGATGTGGGCGGGCAACCTCGTCACCGAGTTCCACACCCACCAGTGGCAGGCCGACGCCCCCGCCATGGCCGACCGGCTCGTGCTCGACCTGGACCCCGGCGAGCCCGCCAGCGTCGTCGAATGCTGCCGGGCGGCCCTCTGGCTGCGCGAGCGCCTCCGGGCGGACGGCCTGGGGGTCTACGCGAAGACCTCGGGCTCCAA
This Streptomyces sp. NBC_01283 DNA region includes the following protein-coding sequences:
- the ligD gene encoding non-homologous end-joining DNA ligase; the protein is MTPITEVEGRRLALSNLDKVLYSASGFTKGELLHYYASTAEALLPHLRNRPVSFLRFPDGPDGQRFFSKNVPPGTPDWVHTADVPRSDGNTRQVVVDDLATLMWAGNLVTEFHTHQWQADAPAMADRLVLDLDPGEPASVVECCRAALWLRERLRADGLGVYAKTSGSKGLHLLCPLEPTPSEQVTAYAKKLAQEAEAELPDLVVHRMTRSLRPGKVFVDFSQNAAAKTTATPYTLRARPDPTVSTPVTWEEVEEAGSRAGTPTGTRTAHRAGDTTGTPPPLVFLASDIAPRLARHGDLLAPLTDPAQARPLPGKAAP